A window of Dysidea avara chromosome 1, odDysAvar1.4, whole genome shotgun sequence genomic DNA:
caggtccattCCAGAGTGGCTTGATGTGGTACACATTTACACTAACTTCGAAATCTCTCTAAATCAAGATAGTTCGAACTAGATGGCTAGCATAAACAGGTTGTATGAGTCGTAAAATACCTTAGCTATCTTTAGAACCTATACTGCAATTATGCTGTGGtatttgtacagaggtggtcttgttaAAAGATTTTTTTAACAGGTAATTGCCACTAAGCGAGGGCTTTATCTGTACATAATGATTTGACTGCTTCTGTTTAGCATtttcatttccactgtttccaatttccCTATATGCTTGTTTATCAAGTGCGTAACATGTAGAAAACGTGCATGTGATATCAAACATTTGAAGGAGCAGATTGTGTATCCATGTTAAATACCCATAGCAGAAGGTGTCATACTAGAATGTTCCATTCAAGTGAATTGTAGTTACATGTAGTACATCTTTGAGATCTGTCAGTCTTTCTGCAGTGGTGGCCTTTGTAAGAAGGTGGTCtataagaggtggccactatgcAAGTGTGTAATCTaaggtacatttatatgatggtttGACCATTTCCGGTTCCCATTTCTACTAAGTTAAAATTTTTGTATCATCTATATAGCAGTTAGCAAAAATGCTTATAACCTGTTAGTCTGGTATACAGCATATCCAACTTTGGATAGTAATTGTCTTgccatttatttattaattgttATATCATGTTGTGTTTACAATGTTGTTTGTAAGTGTGTGTACTAGTTGTGTTTGACCAGGATGTGATGGAGATGAGACACGCCCGACTAAATGGAGACAAATTATGTTCGCATcagtgatcagtcaaggtattagtacttgcatgtgtgtgtgtgtgtttgtacagacTATTGTCACTAATGATTTCTTTTGTTTGTGGCCATTGAGGTATGTACCTTataaatatttgaaaagtgtttgTCCATCTTTTGTTGGTTGATTTTCCAGAGGGCTCCATTCCTTTGTATGGCTGCAACCAACACAAAGTTGAGGATTAATACTGACACTTGGTTATTGTTGAATTTCCTTGAAACTTTATCTACAGTATATCTGATTGTTAAAATGGGAGCCTGGTGGTAACTGGGGGAGCACAGTCCACCTACTTAACTCATTTAATGGTGACCGGCACATGGGACTGGACCAATTATccatttacagtgtatatacgtAGACTATATACACCATCatatttgcctgttcatggagaataaCATGGTTCATTTGTATCTCTTGCTACATATTAACCTTTAAAGCCACAAAGAACTTTGGGGAATCCTTGTTTATTCAAAATGGGTATGTACGCATGTGAACATTAGGTGTGACATACGTACAAATACTTCTTAAGTTTACtgcaaaaataaaatcatgCATAGATCaattttcaatacatttttgtaTGGAAAACATGGCTTTTTAAAGTAACACTTTCATAATGCTGTACGCATTGAAGTTTTCTACTTAACACAGACAGAATTATCATCATCTAACCATCAGCTTTCTTTTCTTCAATACGTTTTCATCACAATTCCACTGGGAAGTGCTTGCTTTAATACACCAAAATGTGGTGATTGGGAATAATGACAGTTGTGCACATCTCGATTATCACTTCAGTTCCAAGTCACACATGGGAAAATCCCCGTTATCACAGTTAGCATTATTTAGAGCATTTAATGAGCTACAAGTTGGTGTGGAATTTAATCTCATTGTTCCAAAATTCACCATGATTTGGTGAGTCAAGTTGTATTAATAAGTccatacatttcaatgtacagtacatgataAATACCAACTTCTCGAAGTGCTGCTTTTTTTCAGTATTACTGCCATGCTAGTGGGTTTCAGCGGTCTAAGGTATATATGTAGTAATACATTTTATATCATGTTGGAGTTGGAAGACAAATTCTACTAGTAATTCATGGTAACACcaaatatggtttcattggacaAAACATGTATAATAGTTTTGCTTAATTGTTATAGCCTAAAATTTCACTGGTCACCTTGGAGATGGTTAAATGAACAATGTAACTACAGTTTCTTAGTTGTCATGAAACAATCAACAACAGCGAGTTGCTCTCTGTGTTTCATAACTATTGCTTTGTGTTTAATTtaaattgtgggtttactcacatgagtcatactgtatacgtatatatggcctgatagaaaactTAATGGTGAATCAAATGAaatttgttgcaaggtggtagGACCAGCCACCatcgagttatggatcattttataaaggtaaagggtttgtgtgtttccttactgaaaagCAGCTAGTGGCTTCATTGTTTAGCGtgagggtaaaaccctaggtgttattttaatccttattacatcacaagtacaaTGATGTAAATTAGTTTTCTGGGCTATGCAGGTTTAAAGGTTAGTAAGCACAAATGTACAGGATGACTATGTCTGGGAGATGGAGGGGTGGGGAGGCTTGTAACGTGTACGTatctaacaagtacacagaaaaatttggagttttcaactagagtagggatcataacaCATCggtaaaaaatactgaaacaagctggagtagtgcatgatattaaatcacagtaaaacaataagaagtgttatatccctactgtgtatttttattatggtatcttaagcacggtaggaatataacacttcttattgttttactgtgatttaatatcgtgcactactccaggctttgctgtcagctatgttcaacccattacacagcatgcATTTCAGATCTATGTAGAAACAtgtctacaatccacgcataccgaaagaaagaaatagtgccacGCACCCAGTTATAtcagttatcatctgaaaagtgaagtatccattatgctttgttgttggctgtggtcaacctgttacacagcagtatgaatcgaGAACTATTCGGAAAGCACCTCTCTAATCAAAATATCCACTATGAAAAGtacagatgatttctgttatgtagggaagccatcacgtgctatacccccaaatcgacactttgttgtcagcaaagataaatgggacacaaaggaggacactggtaagtccatgaagaatgcattgtacgtactgtggtatgccaaaagtcacctctcgggctgaagtgacgtcaaaacagtgaaaaaatcaagcccctagccttagccattatcaagttacacttgtctggaggcatcaatcaggcagtcagtagaaaattccattaaataaagtatttttaaatcccttagcaacttgttgaaagtgtttcgggtcgatctgaaagcttgtttgggcttagttttaccttaacaatactgcctcatcgttgtcagggaaaactgaggctggttttcgggtgatgttatttcgtggatcacgcctactcctttgtggtccctactgtacactactatcatagtgtatgatagTATTTACTCTGTCAGTGAAatttagaacaataatgtatgtatattttgTACTGTAGGTTATGTTCCTCTCCTGAGAACAAAGTTGGATTTGCAACACAACCTGTAAAGGTATGTATTAATGTAAAGTGTGAAAGTGTAACACTGTCAGCCATAACTGAGTGTTGTGGTAGTTCAACCCATTGTCTTCATCAAGAAACACTGACTAATTTTAAATATCTGTAATATGTAGCAACCCTTGGTATGATTTTTAGTTCTAGAGAATGAACTAGAGGTTCGGTGATTATATACAATTAAAACACAACTAATTCAATTTTAAAGTATAACAGACATGTCCAATGCTACTATAACCTTGtttatattttttttttgttaactgTACagctgccctatgtgcaggactaTAACTATAAATGTTTTGATGCTGGAAAGGATGTAAGTAGGATTAGTGAAATAGTCTTGCCAGGTCATGCAATTGCACACacagttcctcagtgtaaactatGGTATCTGCATGGTGCCAGTATAATATCACTATTCAGATGTATAATAGTACCTGCCCAATCATGCAATTAAGTTGTTTATTTTCTATAGCTGTAATGAGATAAATCTGAACAAAGTGTGAGAAAAAAAATGTGTGGAACAGATACATGTAGAACAAAATGGTACatcaaaaggtcccaaaagtaaAAAAAGCCATGATCTAGGTGGGGATTGAGCACAGGTTGGCACTTGGGATTAAGGGAGTTACACAAATCACCGCAACGAAtgtttgtttgtggttttgacaggaatgtgatccttccctacacaaGTGCCTTCATCACCCTATCCAAACAAACAAGCTACTCTGTTATGTACTGTAATGGGTTTGTGTTGAATGTTCTAGAGTGGATTTGATAGTCTTCTTCAATTTAAATGAGCCCATTGATTTTTCTATAAAACATCATAACTATTTGACCATCTGTATCACACTGCTTCCTCTCCACAGTTTGAGCATGTTTACATCAATAATTCATGCTTGAAATGAAGCACTATTGTGCAAAACACTCCGAGAAATTAAATAAACATACGAATGTACTATCTCCAGATACATTGTGTCAGGTGACAACACAAGgatcagctttgctgttttttcCTGTTTACTATAGCAAGGCCACGACTATCATTTTGATTAGCACATAAACCATGTAAAACAATGTAAATTGAACTCAATGAACAAAGTAATATCTCTtgtgcagtggaacctgtctaagccgGTCAACATTTAGGTGGCTGCTTTAAGCCGATGACATTGGTCTTtctaaagaggtggtctttctaTAAAGGTGTCCACTAATAcagtttccactgtatataACTTTTGTAACCAAGTGTTTCCATCCTGTATGTCTAATCTGTTTGACTTGTGTAACTTGTACAAACCTGTACATACACTCCATGTATATATTACATGTAACACATTTGTTATGTGTTCCAGGTATTTGTGTGATGTATTACGTTTCAGTGTTGATAAGCTGTTGTCATGTATATCCTGTTTGACTATAGGCCTGATGTACATGTGGTCACTACCAATGACAGACTGCTACTACACAATTCTGGAGGGGAACTTTATCATGCAGTCAGCAGCTGAACGTTTTTGGTGGTTGGAGCCATTAGATAATAATGGTAAGGGGTAGTAAACATATTGTGTCGGTGTGAAATGGGAGTATCTGGTGATAGTAGACCAAAGTTACATATTAAATGATATGCTAATACACTTGATTGTACTGGAAGTATGTATGATATTTGGTCTTACTGCCTATTCAAGAAATGTCAGTTTTTAGTATTTAGTATATTGTGGCTTGCTGATGGTTGatgctatgtgtaccaaattttcacactttttataccaattccttaccttccagagcatccactggcaagtagccaacagctaagttttccgccattttagatagtttataAACCGTGTCAGTTGGGCTCCAAAGGAGGGAGGAAGGCAGGGCCCAGAAGGAGGTCAAGAAGCTGTTTTTAAAATTGGAAGGAAGGCT
This region includes:
- the LOC136236522 gene encoding uncharacterized protein isoform X3, with protein sequence MELKDFCCLLLSGCDGDETRPTKWRQIMFASVISQGKPSRAIPPNRHFVVSKDKWDTKEDTGYVPLLRTKLDLQHNLPDVHVVTTNDRLLLHNSGGELYHAVSS
- the LOC136236522 gene encoding uncharacterized protein isoform X2, producing the protein METNYVRISDQSRLCSSPENKVGFATQPVKLPYVQDYNYKCFDAGKDVSRISEIVLPGLMYMWSLPMTDCYYTILEGNFIMQSAAERFWWLEPLDNNGQCYYGSCHVLRSPQASQSDFAV
- the LOC136236522 gene encoding uncharacterized protein isoform X1 → MGKSPLSQLALFRAFNELQVGVEFNLIVPKFTMIWLCSSPENKVGFATQPVKLPYVQDYNYKCFDAGKDVSRISEIVLPGLMYMWSLPMTDCYYTILEGNFIMQSAAERFWWLEPLDNNGQCYYGSCHVLRSPQASQSDFAV